Proteins encoded together in one Quercus lobata isolate SW786 chromosome 3, ValleyOak3.0 Primary Assembly, whole genome shotgun sequence window:
- the LOC115981328 gene encoding uncharacterized protein LOC115981328, protein MTPVRTAGSGGPAVEVSCEELEKVLIGSDPERFFQIGSELPAQEKSTLIDFLRRSEDIFAWDPYEAPGVDSDLICHHLNVNPAITPKKQPPRHPSKEHADAVREEVAKLKKAGTIKEGYHQISLAAEDQEKTAFVTPVGNYHYKMMPFGLKNAGSTYQRMMTRMFKQQMGKIVEVYIDDMVVKSKLVADHIRDLGEVFRILRKYKLLLNASKCSFGVGSGKFLSYMVTHRGIEVNPDQIRAIHSLQPPRNPKEVQKLTGMIAALSRFISRSADRCRPFFLLLHKWKGFEWTKECALAFQQLKEYLARPPIMSSPDAGEVLFAYIAVASHAVSLVLIREDNGTQRPMYYVSKSLQEAKTGYLPLEKAILAVVQATRKLPHYFQAHTVVVLTQLLLKSVLRSADYTGRIAKWGTILGTFDIRYMPRTAIKGQVLADLVAEFAEPTLEGMEMSGSPSADGKLVSTVSQHEHNRWRAHIDGAANQRGSGVGLVLVSPEGITIEKSLRLGFLATNNEAEYEALLEGMSMIRKLGGTRLIVGQVNGELEVKDERMQGYLARAKHLQTHFSDFRLTHIPKSGNTHADSLATLATSSGQPLPRVILVEDLCRPTTEEPNGVRVHSVGAGTSWMDPLVLFLKHDTLPDDKVEADKIRRKTSRFWLSEDSRLYRRTFSRPYLLCVHPRATELIPEELHEGICGSHTRGKSLSHRVMTLGYWWPSMHKEALEYVKKCHQCQRFGTLHTLISDNGLQFDSKAFREYCNELGIINRYSTPAYPQGNGQAEAFNKIIVNGLKKRLDDAKGRWVKELAHVLWTYRTTPRRSTGETPFSLTYGAEAVIPPEINFPTQRTTAFNPIANNSLLEKILDLLEEKRESAMVHLAYYQQKLKQGYDAKVKPRPLAPGDLVLRKVLGTARNPAWGKLGLNWEVPYRITSVAGIGAYFLEDLNEHVVPRPWNQLKAE, encoded by the exons atgaCCCCGGTCCGAACTGCGGGTAGTGGAGGACCGGCCGTAGAGGTGAGCTGTGAGGAGCTGGAGAAAGTGCTCATCGGATCAGACCCTGAGAGGTTTTTTCAGATCGGCTCGGAATTACCAGCACAGGAGAAGTCAACGCTAATTGATTTTCTTCGACGGAGTGAGGACATATTCGCCTGGGATCCTTATGAAGCCCCCGGGGTTGACTCAGATCTCATATGCCATCACCTTAATGTTAATCCGGCCATAACACCAAAGAAGCAACCTCCTCGGCACCCATCGAAGGAACATGCAGACGCTGTGAGAGAAGAGGTCgcaaaattgaagaaagctgGGACTATCAAGGAA GGATACCATCAGATATCCCTGGCTGCCGAAGACCAAGAAAAAACCgcttttgtcaccccagttGGCAACTATCATTATAAGATGATGCCTTTTGGCCTGAAGAATGCTGGGTCGAcctatcagaggatgatgactaggatgtttaAACAGCAGATGGGCAAAATCGTTGAAgtgtatatagatgacatggtagtAAAGAGCAAATTGGTGGCCGACCACATCAGAGACCTCGGTGAAGTGTTTCGAATCCTGAGAAAATACAAGCTACTACTGAACgcatccaaatgttcatttggggtgGGATCAGGAAAGTTCTTGAGCTATATGGTAACCCACCGAGGAATTGAAGTTAACCCTGACCAAATAAGAGCCATTCATAGCTTGCAAcctcctcggaatcccaaagaggtccagaagcttacCGGCATGATAGCTGCTTTAAGCCGTTTCATCTCCCGGTCAGCGGACCGATGCAGGCCTTTCTTCCTCCTATTGCACAAGTGGAAGGGTTTCGAGTGGACTAAAGAGTGTGCTTTAGCTTTCCAACAGCTCAAGGAATATCTCGCCCGACCACCgatcatgtccagtcctgatGCCGGCGAGGTGTTGTTCGCATACATCGCAGTAGCCTCTCATGCGGTGAGCTTAGTGCTAATCCGAGAAGATAATGGCACGCAGCGGCCCATGTATTACGTAAGCAAATCGCTGCAGGAGGCAAAGACCGGGTATCTACCCCTCGAAAAAGCTATATTGGCCGTCGTACAAGCCACGCGGAAGCTCCCTCACTATTTTCAGGCACATACAGTAGTTGTGCTAACTCAACTTCTACTGAAATCAGTCCTCCGCAGCGCCGACTACACTGGGAGAATAGCTAAGTGGGGAACAATCCTGGGCACCTTCGACATtagatacatgcctcgcaccgccATAAAAGGTCAGGTCCTCGCCGATCTAGTAGCTGAATTCGCGGAGCCCACCTTAGAAGGGATGGAAATGTCGGGGTCACCAAGTGCTGATGGGAAACTGGTTAGCACGGTCTCTCAGCATGAGCACAATAGGTGGAGAGCACACATCGATGGTGCAGCaaaccaaaggggctcagggGTGGGGCTCGTTCTAGTCTCTCCCGAAGGGATAACCATAGAAAAGTCGTTGAGGCTCGGATTCTTggccacgaataacgaagccgagtatgaggcacTGTTGGAGGGAATGTCGATGATCCGGAAATTGGGTGGAACGAGACTCATTGTGGGACAAGTAAACGGGGAATTGGAGGTgaaggatgaaagaatgcaagggTACCTTGCTCGGGCTAAACACCTGCAGACCCATTTCAGTGACTTCCGATTAACGCATATACCTAAGAGTGGGAACACCCATGCGGATTCTCTCGCAACACTGGCCACCTCCTCGGGTCAGCCCCTTCCGCGGGTTATTTTAGTTGAAGATCTCTGCCGCCCAACAACAGAGGAGCCCAACGGTGTTCGGGTACACAGCGTAGGGGCAGGaactagctggatggaccctctGGTGCTGTTCTTAAAGCACGACACCTTACCGGACGATAAGGTTGAAGCTGACAAAATCAGGAGGAAGACTTCTCGATTCTGGCTGTCCGAGGACTCCAGACTTTACAGACGTACGTTCTCGAGGCCATACTTGCTGTGTGTGCACCCAAGGGCTACGGAACTCATCCCagaggagttacatgaagggatttgtggaagccatacgaGGGGCAAGTCCCTCTCCCACAGGGTCATGACGCTGGGTTactggtggccgagcatgcacAAAGAGGCTctagaatatgtgaagaagtgtcACCAATGCCAAAG GTTTGGGACCCTGCACACCCTGATCTCGGACAACGGCCTCCAATTTGACAGCAAAGCCTTTAGAGAATACTGTAATGAGCTGGGGATTATCAACCGATACTCCACACCAGCCTACCCACAGGGTAATGGACAGGCGGAAGCCTTCAACAAAATCATAGTGAATGGgctgaagaagaggttggacgacGCGAAAGGGAGATGGGTTAAAGAGTTAGCCCACGTCTTGTGGACGTACCGCACCACGCCTCGCAGGTCCacaggagaaacccccttcTCATTGACCTACGGAGCCGAGGCTGTCATCCCACCGGAGATAAACTTCCCAACCCAGAGGACTACCGCCTTCAACCCTATTGCTAACAACAGCCTTCTGGAAAAAATCCTGGATCTCCtcgaagaaaaaagggaaagtgcGATGGTTCACCTAGCTTATTATCAGCAAAAGCTCAAACAGGGCTACGACGCCAAGGTGAAGCCAAGGCCCTTAGCGCCCGGGGATCTAGTGCTGAGGAAAGTCCTGGGCACCGCGAGGAACCCTGCGTGGGGAAAGCTTGGACTAAACTGGGAGGTCCCATACCGTATCACTTCAGTAGCCGGCATTGGGGCATACTTTTTGGAAGACTTGAACGAACATGTAGTGCCAcgtccatggaat CAGTTAAAGGCAGAATAA
- the LOC115979195 gene encoding cytochrome P450 CYP749A22-like: MGAVGIFAIFLSSSLCLYFVLALIRLVNKLWWTPIRIQHQMRSQGIAGPYRFVCGSTKKIFNMKNEAKCRPMDLSNDIMSKVQPHVHSWINIYGKNYLQWYGTQPQLVITEPEQIKEIMNNRDKAYPKEEVVGYLKKLFRDGLSASEGEKWAKMKKLANHAFHAESLKVISYLL, encoded by the exons atgggtGCTGTTGGAATCTTCGCAATCTTTCTTTCAAGCTCTCTGTGTCTCTACTTTGTCTTGGCTCTAATCCGGCTCGTTAACAAACTATGGTGGACTCCTATTCGCATACAACATCAAATGCGTTCACAGGGAATCGCAGGTCCTTACAGATTCGTCTGTGGAAgcaccaaaaaaattttcaacatgAAAAATGAAGCCAAGTGTAGGCCTATGGATTTATCAAATGACATAATGTCCAAAGTTCAGCCTCATGTTCATTCATGGATCAACATATAtg GGAAGAATTATCTTCAATGGTATGGCACTCAGCCTCAATTGGTCATTACAGAACCAGAGCAAATCAAAGAGATAATGAACAATAGAGACAAAGCTTATCCGAAGGAAGAGGTTGTAGGCTATCTGAAGAAGCTCTTCAGAGATGGGCTTTCGGCATCTGAAGGTGAAAAATGGGCAAAGATGAAGAAATTGGCCAATCATGCCTTCCATGCCGAGAGCCTAAAAGTTATCTCTTATTTGCTTTGA